Below is a genomic region from Gemmobacter sp. 24YEA27.
TTTCGAATTCGTCAATCAGGTGATCAATGGCGGTGTGCAGCCCCGGATCGAAAGCTATTTCTCGAACTCGCCACTCGGCATGATCCCCGGCACACCGGCCGTGGGGCTGGAACGCGCGTTGCTGGAGCCTTTTGCCGACAGCCTCATCCCCGGCACGCTGGAAGGGTATCGGCTGCCCTTTGCCAGTGATGAGCGCGATTACCGCCGCAAACTCAGGGGTTCGGCGCGGCTCATGGAAGAGGCCGGCTGGCTGGTCGATGACCGGGGCGTGCTGCGCGATGCCGGGGGCACGCCGTTCCGGTTTGAGATCCTTCTGAGCGTCGGCCAGGACGAGCTGATCGCGGTGGCCTCGATCTGGGTCGAGGCGCTGAAACAGCTGGGCGTCGAGGCGCGGGTCTCGATCATCGACGCCGCCCAGATGCGCGAGCGCACCAAGGATTACAATTTCGAGGTCACCCATTACATCCGCTCGCTCTCGCTTTCGCCGGGGAATGAGCTGGTGCTCTATTGGGGTTCGGGCGGCGTCACGACCCCGGGCAGCGGCAACTGGATGGGGATGAACTCGCCCGCCGCCGACGCGATGATCGCGGCCCTGTTGCGCGCCGACAATCCGGAGGACTTTCAGGCCGCCGTCCGGGCGCTGGACCGGATCATGACGGCCGGGCGCTATGTGATGCCGATCTGGTATTCCGACCGCGCCCGCATCGCGCATCGCAAAGAGCTGCGCTATCCGGCAAAAATCCCACTCTATGGCGACTGGAACGGGTTCCAGCCGGATACATGGTGGTATCAGGCCGATTGAGTGGCTATATTCTCGTGCAGAAAATCGGGTTCGGGACCGCGCAGATGGTCCGGCCTTTGGGCAGAAAGGCAGTAAGATCATGAAAAAACTTCTTCTTCTTGGTGCGCTTGTCGCAGGGCTTGCAGGCTGCAACACGGTTGCGGGCGTGGGCGACGATGTCTCGGGCGGCGCGCGCACCGTGCAGGGCTGGTTCTGAGGCGCTTTCGGTCAAGGCCTTCCGGCTCTGACCTGAACGCATCTGCGACGACTGCGCCCTTTGGGAGAGCGGTTTTTTGACTTTCCCGAAGCCACGGTGACCATCCCCTTCATGCGCTGTCAGACTGCGTACCGACCACAGGGCTGTGGCATGACGTCGGGGCTGAATTCCTTGCGGGGACGCTAAGTCCCCATGCCTGTGACAACCCGCTCCCTGGCTTGTGCCGGGCCGGGCTGCGGATTATGCCGGACGCAGCCGCCCTGCCCCTGCATCCCGCGCCCGGAGGCCGTCGCAATGATGGACTTTACCGACCCCAGCCGTTTCAACCTCGCCGGACATGTGCTGCGCGCCGGGCGGCGACGCCCGACAAGGTTGCGCTGGCGGTTCTGAGCCTGACGGGGGCGACTCGCTGGAGCTATGCGCGGCTGATCGCCTCGGTCCGGGGGCTTGCGGGCTGGATGCTCGATGCAGGGCTGCGGCCCGGCGACCGGCTGCTCCTGCGACTGGGGAATACGCCGGATTACCCGCTTTGCTATCTTGGTGCGATGGCGGCAGGGATCGTGCCCGTCGCGACCTCGCCCCTTCTGACCGGGCCTGAAATCACCCGCATGGCCGCGCAGGTCAGCCCGAAAGCGGTGATCGCCGGTGAAGGCATCGCCTGCCCCGAGGGCTGCGCCGCCTGACCCCGCGGCCCGCGCCCGAGACCCTGCCCCCCGCCGACTGGCATCACGGCCCGGCCGGGCGCGAGGCTTATATCGTTTTCACCTCCGGCACCTCAGGCACGCCGCTGGCGGTGCGGCACGCCCATCGCGCCATTCTCGGCCGCCAGCCGATGCATGACGGCTGGGAGGGACTTCAGCAAGAGGACCGGCTTTTGCATTCGGGCGCTTTCAACTGGACCTATACGATGGGAACCGGTCTGATGGACCCTTGGACGGTCGGGGCGACCGCGCTGATTGCCGCGCCCG
It encodes:
- a CDS encoding entericidin EcnA/B family protein encodes the protein MKKLLLLGALVAGLAGCNTVAGVGDDVSGGARTVQGWF
- a CDS encoding AMP-binding protein, encoding MPDAAALPLHPAPGGRRNDGLYRPQPFQPRRTCAARRAATPDKVALAVLSLTGATRWSYARLIASVRGLAGWMLDAGLRPGDRLLLRLGNTPDYPLCYLGAMAAGIVPVATSPLLTGPEITRMAAQVSPKAVIAGEGIACPEGCAA